In Nitrobacteraceae bacterium AZCC 1564, the following proteins share a genomic window:
- a CDS encoding hypothetical protein (product_source=COG3791; cath_funfam=3.90.1590.10; cog=COG3791; pfam=PF04828; superfamily=51316) gives MADRKETSKRMIAGQCLCGAVHYAVADEFLYAANCHCSNCRRTTGSAFKPFAGIAREKLRVAKGEDRLKRFGDKDSHNAHCEVCGSLLYSVVREGAFVHVPMGTLVDDPSIRPSVHIFVGSKAPWFRITDELPQYEEHAVLGQPAGA, from the coding sequence CGGACAGGAAGGAAACAAGCAAACGCATGATCGCGGGACAATGTCTTTGCGGTGCCGTCCACTACGCGGTGGCCGATGAATTTCTTTACGCCGCGAACTGCCATTGTTCGAATTGCCGGCGGACGACCGGTTCAGCATTCAAACCGTTTGCCGGCATTGCACGCGAGAAACTGCGCGTGGCCAAAGGTGAGGATCGGCTGAAACGCTTCGGCGACAAAGACAGTCACAATGCGCATTGCGAAGTATGCGGCTCACTTCTTTATTCAGTCGTTCGCGAAGGCGCCTTCGTTCACGTTCCGATGGGGACGCTTGTCGACGATCCATCGATCCGGCCCAGCGTGCACATCTTCGTTGGCTCCAAGGCCCCCTGGTTCAGGATTACCGATGAGCTGCCGCAATATGAGGAGCATGCCGTATTGGGGCAGCCTGCCGGCGCCTAG